One Nitrospina watsonii DNA segment encodes these proteins:
- the rodA gene encoding rod shape-determining protein RodA, with amino-acid sequence MMDRRLISNFNVWYLLLILVIAGIGVITIHSANHTRMEAFFRGLYLKQIYWILIGLVTLFVAVAVDYRVWSRYAWAIYAAMVLALAYVLFFGSVASGAQRWIQIGPLTLQVSEFAKYALIIILAKYFEEAKPQGHKYGLKDLVVPFLLTALLGGLIALQPDLGTALIVFFIFFVFVVASEIEFKTLLRLGASILILAPLTWFLMKDYQKQRVMTLFNPELDPLGAGYHTIQSKIAVGSGGFWGKGLYAGTQSRLNFLPEKHTDFIFSVYAEEMGFLGVMLLLTLFLVLVLKGLNIAYRAADRFGVFLGLGIVAGISFHVIFNIGMTVGLFPVTGLPLPLMSYGGSSLVTTFFALGLLLNIEMRRNVL; translated from the coding sequence ATGATGGATCGCCGGCTCATTTCAAATTTCAACGTCTGGTATCTGCTGCTGATTCTGGTCATCGCCGGCATCGGCGTGATCACCATTCACAGCGCCAACCACACCCGAATGGAGGCCTTTTTTCGGGGTTTGTACCTGAAGCAGATTTACTGGATTCTGATCGGGTTGGTGACCCTGTTTGTGGCGGTGGCGGTGGATTACCGGGTATGGAGCCGCTATGCCTGGGCGATTTACGCGGCCATGGTGCTGGCGTTGGCCTACGTCCTGTTTTTTGGCAGCGTCGCTTCCGGTGCGCAACGCTGGATTCAAATCGGGCCGCTCACCTTGCAGGTTTCTGAATTTGCCAAGTACGCCCTGATCATCATTCTTGCCAAGTATTTTGAAGAGGCCAAACCGCAGGGGCACAAGTATGGTTTGAAGGACCTGGTGGTGCCGTTTTTGTTGACGGCGCTGCTGGGCGGGTTGATCGCGTTGCAGCCGGACCTGGGGACGGCGCTGATCGTCTTTTTCATCTTCTTCGTGTTTGTGGTGGCGTCGGAGATCGAATTCAAAACCCTCTTGCGGCTGGGCGCCTCGATCCTGATCCTCGCTCCGCTGACCTGGTTTTTGATGAAGGATTACCAGAAGCAGCGGGTCATGACTTTGTTCAATCCGGAACTCGATCCTTTGGGTGCCGGGTATCACACCATCCAGTCGAAAATCGCCGTCGGCTCCGGCGGTTTCTGGGGCAAGGGGTTGTATGCCGGGACGCAGAGCCGTCTCAATTTCCTCCCGGAAAAACACACCGATTTCATCTTTTCCGTCTATGCGGAGGAGATGGGGTTTTTGGGCGTGATGCTCCTGCTCACGCTGTTCCTCGTTCTGGTGCTCAAGGGATTGAACATCGCGTATCGAGCGGCGGACCGGTTCGGCGTGTTCCTCGGCCTGGGCATTGTGGCGGGCATTTCTTTTCACGTCATCTTCAATATCGGCATGACGGTTGGCCTGTTTCCCGTAACCGGTCTGCCCTTACCCTTGATGAGTTACGGCGGCTCATCGTTGGTCACCACATTTTTTGCTTTGGGGCTGCTGCTCAATATTGAGATGCGGCGCAACGTCCTTTGA
- a CDS encoding RluA family pseudouridine synthase, with protein MEQFEYDIDPPCAKKRLDVFLTEVQSDISRSYIQKLIDSERVTVNGAAAKPHYKVKAGDRVALTVPDPQPLDVQAEAIPLNIVYEDASLIVVDKPPGLVVHPAPGHGGGTLVNALLHHCKDLKGIGGVERPGIVHRLDKDTSGLVLVAKTGAALNDLLRQFKERQVKKVYLALVKGKVEPASGWIDAPIGRHRQHRKKMALNDDGRAAQTYYEVEKQFSQFALLRAEPKTGRTHQIRVHLASIGHPILGDRLYGHLRGATVPRIARQALHAHRLEVTHPESGQALQWVSPLPADLVQAMNPEQKMT; from the coding sequence GTGGAACAGTTTGAGTACGACATCGATCCCCCCTGCGCCAAAAAACGCCTGGATGTGTTTCTGACCGAAGTGCAGTCGGACATCAGCCGGTCTTATATTCAGAAGCTGATCGACAGCGAACGGGTGACAGTCAACGGTGCGGCCGCCAAGCCTCATTATAAAGTCAAGGCGGGCGACCGGGTGGCGCTGACCGTGCCCGATCCGCAACCGTTGGACGTGCAGGCCGAGGCGATTCCTCTAAATATTGTGTACGAGGATGCAAGTCTGATCGTGGTGGACAAGCCGCCGGGGCTGGTGGTGCACCCCGCGCCCGGCCATGGTGGCGGCACCCTGGTCAACGCGCTCCTGCACCACTGCAAGGATCTGAAGGGCATTGGCGGTGTCGAGCGGCCGGGCATCGTGCATCGGCTGGACAAGGACACTTCCGGCCTCGTGCTGGTGGCGAAAACCGGGGCGGCGCTCAACGACCTGTTGCGGCAGTTCAAGGAACGGCAGGTGAAGAAGGTCTATCTGGCGCTGGTGAAGGGGAAGGTGGAACCCGCCTCCGGGTGGATCGATGCCCCCATCGGCCGCCACCGTCAGCATCGGAAGAAAATGGCGCTGAACGACGACGGACGCGCCGCCCAGACCTATTACGAAGTCGAGAAACAGTTCAGCCAGTTCGCGTTGCTGCGCGCCGAACCGAAAACCGGGCGCACGCACCAGATCCGTGTGCACCTGGCCTCCATCGGGCATCCCATTCTGGGCGATCGCCTGTACGGTCACTTGCGCGGCGCCACCGTACCCCGGATAGCGCGGCAGGCGCTGCACGCTCACCGGCTGGAAGTGACGCATCCCGAATCGGGGCAAGCCCTGCAGTGGGTGTCACCGCTGCCTGCGGACCTCGTGCAGGCGATGAATCCAGAACAAAAAATGACTTAG
- the moaB gene encoding molybdenum cofactor biosynthesis protein B has translation MDAAAGKVVNIAIMTVSDTRTEADDKSGDTLIERARKAGHNVVERRIVKDEIGLIQKQLKAWIASPDVDVVIATGGTGVTGRDVTPEAFEALYDKSIPGFGELFRWLSYQNIKTSTIQSRATGGVANGTFLFALPGSTGACKDAWDGILVHQLNSNNPPCNLVELMPRLLET, from the coding sequence ATGGATGCAGCAGCAGGCAAAGTGGTGAACATCGCCATCATGACCGTTTCCGACACGCGCACCGAAGCCGATGACAAGTCCGGCGACACGCTCATCGAGCGCGCCCGGAAAGCGGGTCACAACGTGGTGGAACGCAGGATCGTGAAGGACGAGATCGGCCTCATTCAAAAACAGTTGAAGGCGTGGATCGCGTCACCCGACGTGGACGTGGTGATCGCCACCGGCGGCACCGGCGTGACCGGACGCGACGTGACGCCGGAGGCGTTCGAGGCGTTGTACGACAAATCGATCCCCGGTTTCGGCGAGCTCTTCCGCTGGCTGAGTTACCAGAACATCAAGACCTCGACCATCCAGTCGCGCGCCACCGGTGGCGTCGCCAACGGCACCTTCCTGTTCGCGCTGCCCGGCTCCACCGGCGCCTGCAAGGACGCGTGGGACGGCATCCTGGTGCACCAACTCAACAGCAACAACCCGCCCTGCAACCTGGTGGAGCTGATGCCGCGCCTTTTGGAAACGTGA
- a CDS encoding SDR family oxidoreductase: MPTAIVTGAAVRIGKAFACHLADKGFDLAVHHHHSPPTEVLDYAQSKGVKAKAYAADLTGLQAAGQLIPSVLKDFKDVELLINSAANFIQENVEATSNETLNDTLHLNLMTPYLLMREYKRLVNRGLIINILDERINKNIPTFAAYSVAKVGLAHATHLAAVEWGDTVRVNGIAPGLILPPPGKGDDYLTKNAPYVPTQTYGTVEDLTRGLDYLLTSPFVNGEVLFIDGGESKSRRSPQ, translated from the coding sequence ATGCCGACAGCCATTGTGACCGGAGCCGCCGTACGCATCGGCAAAGCCTTCGCCTGCCACCTGGCGGACAAAGGTTTTGACCTCGCCGTGCACCACCACCACTCGCCGCCGACCGAGGTGCTGGACTACGCCCAATCGAAAGGCGTGAAGGCGAAAGCCTACGCGGCGGACCTCACCGGCCTCCAGGCCGCCGGACAACTGATCCCGTCGGTCCTCAAGGATTTCAAGGACGTCGAGCTGCTGATCAACTCCGCCGCCAATTTCATCCAGGAAAACGTGGAGGCCACCTCCAACGAAACCCTCAACGACACCCTGCATCTGAACCTGATGACGCCGTATCTGTTGATGCGCGAGTACAAACGCCTCGTCAACCGCGGCCTCATCATCAACATCCTCGACGAACGCATCAACAAGAACATCCCCACCTTTGCCGCCTATTCCGTGGCCAAGGTGGGGCTGGCGCACGCCACACATCTGGCCGCGGTGGAATGGGGCGACACCGTACGCGTCAATGGCATCGCACCCGGACTCATCCTGCCGCCGCCCGGCAAAGGCGACGACTACCTGACGAAGAACGCGCCCTACGTGCCGACCCAAACTTACGGCACGGTGGAAGACCTCACACGCGGCCTCGACTACCTGTTGACGAGTCCCTTCGTCAACGGCGAGGTGCTGTTCATTGATGGCGGCGAATCCAAATCGCGGCGTAGCCCGCAGTGA
- a CDS encoding peptidoglycan recognition protein family protein: MQDQLLQRLETASKALRIEKPFDGRTALPTNPQSKKWKRRDAATLKGMVWHQELGWGSVEAVARYHTGRNSHLHAGGVESIAYTFAIRKNGQVVLCNDLDRAPWSQGYAGRPGDENAEFLSVMFEGFFQGAGVDDATAGQPNDRQLLSGLILWRLCQDIWKWRAGDLYGHFLFGKPSCPGDTLQTVIEAVRHHTPRNRQRFTSVRSRQQALKDCNHYAGVIDGLWGPASRGALVAFQKECGLPPDGLWGPNTEAALLKKLEA; this comes from the coding sequence ATGCAGGACCAACTTCTCCAACGACTGGAAACCGCGTCCAAGGCATTGAGGATCGAAAAACCTTTTGACGGCCGCACCGCGCTGCCCACCAACCCGCAGAGCAAAAAATGGAAACGCCGCGATGCCGCCACGCTGAAGGGCATGGTGTGGCACCAGGAACTGGGCTGGGGATCGGTCGAAGCCGTCGCCCGTTACCACACCGGCCGCAACTCGCACCTGCACGCCGGCGGCGTCGAGTCCATCGCCTACACCTTCGCCATCCGCAAGAATGGACAGGTCGTGCTGTGCAACGATCTCGACCGCGCCCCCTGGTCACAGGGGTATGCCGGACGCCCCGGCGACGAAAACGCGGAGTTTCTGTCGGTGATGTTCGAAGGCTTTTTTCAGGGCGCGGGCGTGGACGATGCCACCGCCGGGCAGCCCAACGACCGGCAACTGCTCTCCGGCCTCATCCTGTGGCGGCTCTGCCAGGACATTTGGAAGTGGAGGGCAGGCGACCTCTACGGCCACTTCCTGTTCGGCAAGCCCTCCTGCCCCGGCGACACGCTGCAAACGGTCATCGAAGCCGTGCGCCACCACACTCCCCGGAACCGGCAGCGCTTCACCAGCGTGCGCAGCCGCCAGCAGGCACTCAAGGACTGCAACCATTACGCCGGAGTCATTGACGGGCTGTGGGGACCCGCCTCGCGCGGGGCGCTGGTGGCCTTTCAAAAAGAATGCGGCCTCCCCCCCGACGGCCTGTGGGGTCCCAACACCGAAGCCGCCCTGCTGAAAAAACTGGAAGCGTGA
- a CDS encoding tetratricopeptide repeat protein — MMRGKWQAAALGLLLILAACAGPETQPDAVEPDSETATAPSKQPAVTQPKKKAAPPPKKKSAPPKKQAQPPDAHHLEIDTQVEGVQVLVDHAMLLTFGFNHAEANKLFKEAAEKDPHCAACYWGAAYVLGPNINAPMEQSSVDEAFQLARKAYQLRHKARPRNRALIEALVHRYGADPIPDRTHLDEAYAEAMRGVARKFPEDALVQALLAEALMDLHPWQYWQDNGEPYPYTPEILAALDDALTREPDHLLANHLHIHAVEASPHPERAEESADRLRRLAPDTGHLLHMPAHIYMRVGRYADAAEVNQTAISHDEAFEKHAHPEGLYPLAYMPHNRHFLVIAQARSGQSRLAIRNAFELSQSIDVNKMREPGYGTLQHFWSMPLYILVRFGQWEEILTQPSPDAALKYPQGVWHYARGRALAAKGRLVEAEQELRRLERLAKHPFLLDVTIWDVNTTAHLLQIAVKVLAGELAYQHGDMDAAIQHLEVAVEREDALTYEEPSSWYYPARQSLGWVLLEAGRFDEAEWVYREDLERHRKNGWSLLGLQQSLEGQGRNADAKKVAKRFKQAWKNADVPIVRSRI; from the coding sequence ATGATGCGAGGCAAATGGCAAGCGGCAGCGTTGGGTCTGCTTCTGATATTGGCGGCGTGCGCGGGGCCGGAGACGCAACCGGATGCGGTGGAGCCGGATTCCGAAACCGCGACTGCGCCTTCGAAACAACCGGCGGTCACCCAACCGAAGAAAAAGGCCGCACCTCCACCGAAAAAGAAATCCGCCCCGCCGAAAAAACAGGCCCAGCCGCCGGACGCACATCATCTGGAAATCGACACGCAGGTCGAGGGCGTGCAGGTGCTGGTGGACCACGCCATGCTGTTGACCTTCGGCTTCAATCACGCCGAGGCCAATAAGCTGTTTAAAGAGGCGGCGGAAAAAGATCCCCATTGCGCCGCCTGTTACTGGGGCGCGGCCTACGTGCTCGGACCCAACATCAACGCGCCGATGGAGCAGTCGTCCGTCGATGAAGCCTTTCAACTGGCGCGCAAGGCGTACCAACTGCGCCACAAGGCGCGTCCGCGCAACCGCGCCCTCATTGAGGCCCTCGTGCACCGTTACGGCGCCGATCCCATTCCCGACCGCACGCATCTCGATGAAGCCTACGCCGAGGCCATGCGCGGCGTGGCGCGGAAATTTCCCGAAGACGCGCTGGTGCAGGCGCTGTTGGCGGAAGCGTTGATGGACCTGCATCCCTGGCAGTACTGGCAGGACAACGGCGAGCCGTACCCGTACACGCCGGAGATTCTCGCCGCGCTGGACGACGCGCTCACACGGGAACCCGATCACCTGCTGGCCAATCATCTGCACATTCACGCGGTGGAGGCGTCGCCGCATCCCGAACGCGCTGAAGAAAGCGCCGACCGGCTGCGCCGTCTCGCCCCGGACACGGGACATCTGCTGCACATGCCGGCGCACATCTACATGCGCGTCGGGCGCTATGCCGACGCGGCGGAGGTCAACCAGACGGCGATTTCCCACGACGAGGCGTTTGAAAAACACGCGCATCCGGAGGGTCTCTATCCCCTGGCGTACATGCCGCACAACCGGCACTTTCTGGTGATCGCGCAGGCGCGGTCGGGGCAGAGCCGCCTCGCCATCCGCAACGCGTTCGAGTTGTCGCAGAGCATCGACGTCAACAAGATGCGTGAGCCGGGATACGGCACGCTCCAGCATTTCTGGTCGATGCCGCTGTACATCCTGGTGCGCTTCGGTCAGTGGGAAGAGATTTTGACCCAGCCGTCGCCGGACGCGGCCTTGAAATATCCGCAGGGCGTGTGGCACTACGCGCGCGGGCGGGCGCTGGCGGCGAAGGGCCGGCTGGTGGAAGCCGAGCAGGAGTTGCGCAGGCTGGAGCGGTTGGCGAAGCATCCGTTCCTGCTCGACGTCACCATCTGGGACGTCAACACCACGGCGCACCTGTTGCAGATCGCGGTGAAGGTGCTGGCGGGGGAACTGGCGTATCAGCATGGCGACATGGACGCGGCCATCCAGCATCTGGAGGTCGCGGTGGAACGCGAGGATGCGTTGACGTACGAGGAGCCGTCGTCGTGGTATTACCCGGCCAGGCAGTCGTTGGGATGGGTGCTCTTGGAGGCGGGGCGGTTCGATGAAGCGGAATGGGTGTACCGCGAAGACCTGGAACGGCACCGCAAGAACGGCTGGTCGCTGTTGGGATTGCAGCAGAGTCTGGAAGGCCAGGGTCGAAATGCCGATGCGAAGAAGGTGGCGAAGCGGTTCAAGCAGGCGTGGAAGAATGCCGACGTGCCCATCGTGCGGTCGCGCATTTAA
- the queC gene encoding 7-cyano-7-deazaguanine synthase QueC — MKKAIVLLSGGLDSTTVLAIARDEGFQTFTLSFDYGQRHKIELERAAVLAEAFGAVGHRVVTVDLAQFGGSALTADIAVPTGRSAGEMADGIPITYVPARNTIFLSYALAYAEVTGSHDVFLGVNALDYSGYPDCRPEYINAFETMANLATKAGVEGTERLTLHTPLIEMTKAQIIQKGLALGVDYGLTHSCYDPQPGGVPCGACDSCLLRKKGFDEAGVEDPLLQKGV; from the coding sequence ATGAAAAAAGCCATTGTGTTGCTGAGTGGGGGATTGGACTCCACGACCGTGCTGGCCATCGCCCGGGATGAAGGATTTCAAACGTTTACCCTGAGTTTCGACTACGGGCAAAGGCATAAAATCGAGCTCGAGCGGGCCGCCGTGCTGGCGGAGGCGTTCGGCGCCGTCGGCCACCGCGTGGTGACGGTCGATCTCGCCCAGTTCGGCGGCTCGGCCCTGACCGCCGACATCGCGGTGCCGACGGGCCGCAGCGCCGGCGAGATGGCAGACGGCATCCCCATCACCTACGTCCCGGCGCGCAACACCATTTTCCTGTCGTACGCGCTGGCCTATGCGGAGGTGACGGGATCGCACGACGTCTTCCTCGGCGTCAATGCCCTCGATTACTCCGGCTACCCCGACTGCCGCCCGGAATACATCAACGCGTTCGAGACGATGGCCAACCTCGCCACCAAAGCCGGGGTGGAAGGCACGGAGCGGCTCACCCTGCACACGCCCTTGATCGAGATGACGAAAGCCCAGATCATCCAAAAAGGGTTGGCGCTGGGCGTCGATTACGGCCTCACCCACAGTTGTTACGATCCCCAACCCGGCGGCGTGCCCTGTGGTGCCTGCGACAGTTGCCTGCTGCGCAAAAAAGGTTTCGATGAAGCCGGGGTCGAGGACCCGCTGCTGCAAAAGGGTGTCTGA
- a CDS encoding type II toxin-antitoxin system HicB family antitoxin, translated as MSHNVSFHLKMPIQVKKKDSHFVAGSSVLDVWSQGEDRDKAIQNAQEAIALFLESCFDRGTLDDVLKECGFISFSKSGVPRELAKAIPSAEDEFEADIDIPLAINP; from the coding sequence ATGAGCCACAATGTGTCGTTTCATTTGAAGATGCCGATCCAGGTCAAAAAGAAGGACAGCCATTTTGTGGCGGGCAGTTCCGTGCTGGATGTGTGGTCGCAGGGTGAAGATCGGGACAAGGCGATTCAAAACGCGCAGGAGGCGATCGCGCTGTTTCTCGAATCCTGCTTCGACCGCGGCACCCTCGACGACGTGCTGAAAGAGTGCGGGTTCATCTCGTTTTCCAAGAGCGGGGTTCCCCGCGAATTGGCGAAAGCCATCCCGTCTGCCGAGGACGAGTTTGAAGCGGACATCGACATCCCGCTCGCCATCAACCCTTGA
- a CDS encoding type II toxin-antitoxin system HicA family toxin — translation MTRLTPQHWKTLLKAYQKLGFEKDRERGDHIILTKPGVPRPLVLPKYESVDIDIIQANMRSGGFTREEYLKALHK, via the coding sequence TTGACGCGCCTCACGCCGCAGCACTGGAAAACGCTGCTCAAAGCCTATCAAAAACTGGGGTTTGAAAAAGACCGTGAACGCGGCGACCACATCATCCTGACCAAGCCCGGCGTCCCCCGGCCTCTGGTCCTTCCCAAATACGAGTCGGTGGACATCGACATCATTCAGGCCAACATGCGATCGGGGGGATTCACCCGCGAGGAGTACCTGAAGGCCCTCCACAAATGA
- a CDS encoding HTH domain-containing protein, translating to MPNSKLQTILDDLKGERKTLYDQADEIQKKISEINQAISSLEYLVGSKSSSSGNGSLPQISFGRTKFTKRRTNIEMVEAVLRDSAKPLHISEIVKEIGNRLDKDVSRGTIETAISRKIKIAGDDSHIKRLGEGMYTLRRKEHDPEKERGDSIFNEYG from the coding sequence ATGCCCAACTCGAAATTGCAAACCATCTTAGACGACCTGAAAGGGGAGCGCAAGACTCTCTATGATCAGGCCGATGAAATCCAAAAGAAGATCAGCGAAATCAATCAAGCTATAAGCAGTCTCGAATACTTGGTGGGGAGCAAGTCTTCCAGTTCGGGCAATGGGTCTCTCCCCCAGATCTCCTTTGGGCGCACCAAGTTCACTAAGCGTAGGACAAACATCGAAATGGTGGAAGCCGTTCTGAGAGATTCCGCAAAGCCTCTGCATATTAGCGAAATCGTAAAAGAAATCGGCAACCGCTTAGATAAGGATGTTTCCAGAGGAACCATCGAGACCGCCATTTCAAGGAAGATCAAGATTGCGGGGGATGATTCCCACATTAAGCGGCTGGGGGAGGGGATGTATACTCTCCGGAGGAAAGAGCATGACCCCGAAAAAGAACGAGGCGATTCGATTTTTAACGAATACGGATAG
- the ffh gene encoding signal recognition particle protein, giving the protein MFQNLSERLEAVYKKLKGRGKLKESDVDEALREIRVALIEADVSLPVIKDFLAQVREKSIGQEILKSLTPGHQMVKIVNDELEGLLGDEVSPIRFSDQPPTVIMMVGLQGSGKTTTVGKLARLWKKEGKNVLLVPADVYRPAAIEQLNTLGRDLEIDVFDAGDEKDPVAICTQAVQQAKKELRYAVILDTAGRQQIDEALMDEVRRIKEKVEPHEVLFVADSMMGQQAADIAKSFQDAVGIDGVVLTKMDGDARGGAALSIKNVTGKPIKYIGTGEKLDALEPFHPDRIVSRILGMGDVMSLIDKAEQAYDLEQREELGRKVKKNAFDLEDFRDQLLQFRKMGSMQELLGMIPGAGKMLKGVQIDDNAFVRVEAIINSMTPHERAHHNLINGSRKRRIANGSGTNVNEVNKLLKQFAQMKKMMKKMSSGKMGRFNPGSMLGGRGLNPFGR; this is encoded by the coding sequence ATGTTCCAAAATCTGTCCGAGCGCCTGGAAGCGGTTTACAAGAAGCTCAAGGGTCGCGGTAAATTAAAAGAATCCGATGTCGATGAGGCCCTCCGCGAAATCCGCGTGGCGTTGATCGAAGCCGACGTCAGTCTGCCTGTTATCAAGGACTTTCTCGCCCAGGTGCGTGAAAAATCCATCGGTCAGGAAATTCTGAAAAGCCTGACGCCCGGCCACCAGATGGTCAAGATCGTCAACGACGAGCTGGAAGGCCTGCTCGGTGACGAAGTCAGCCCCATCCGTTTTTCCGACCAGCCGCCCACGGTGATCATGATGGTGGGCCTGCAAGGCTCCGGTAAAACCACCACCGTCGGCAAACTGGCCCGGCTCTGGAAAAAAGAAGGCAAGAATGTCCTGCTCGTCCCGGCGGACGTGTACCGTCCCGCCGCCATCGAGCAGTTGAACACCCTCGGACGCGATCTGGAGATCGACGTCTTCGACGCCGGCGACGAAAAAGATCCGGTCGCCATCTGCACCCAGGCGGTGCAGCAGGCCAAAAAGGAATTGCGTTACGCCGTCATCCTCGACACCGCCGGCCGTCAGCAGATCGACGAGGCGTTGATGGACGAGGTGCGGCGCATCAAGGAAAAGGTCGAGCCGCATGAAGTGCTGTTCGTTGCCGACTCGATGATGGGCCAGCAGGCGGCGGACATCGCGAAGTCGTTTCAGGACGCGGTCGGCATCGACGGCGTTGTCCTGACGAAGATGGACGGCGACGCCCGCGGCGGCGCGGCGCTGTCGATCAAGAACGTCACCGGCAAGCCCATCAAGTACATCGGCACCGGCGAAAAGCTGGATGCTTTGGAGCCGTTCCACCCGGACCGCATCGTGTCGCGCATCCTGGGCATGGGCGACGTGATGTCGCTCATCGACAAGGCGGAGCAGGCGTACGACCTGGAACAACGCGAAGAGCTGGGCCGCAAGGTCAAAAAGAATGCGTTCGATCTGGAAGATTTCCGCGATCAGCTTCTGCAATTCCGCAAAATGGGATCGATGCAGGAGTTGCTGGGCATGATCCCCGGCGCGGGCAAGATGCTGAAGGGCGTGCAGATCGATGACAACGCCTTCGTGCGCGTGGAAGCCATCATCAATTCCATGACGCCGCACGAACGCGCGCACCACAACCTGATCAACGGCAGCCGCAAGCGGCGCATCGCCAATGGCAGCGGCACCAACGTCAACGAAGTCAACAAACTGCTCAAGCAATTCGCGCAGATGAAGAAAATGATGAAAAAGATGTCGTCCGGCAAGATGGGCCGTTTCAATCCCGGCAGCATGCTGGGCGGCAGAGGACTGAATCCCTTTGGGAGATAA
- the rpsP gene encoding 30S ribosomal protein S16, with protein MAVVIRLTRRGSKKKPFYRVVAADSRCPRDGRFLEILGTYDPLKTDDGVKIDADKAQNWIQKGAKPSRTVATLLKQVGVGQ; from the coding sequence TTGGCAGTAGTCATTCGCTTAACCCGACGAGGATCAAAAAAGAAGCCGTTCTATCGAGTGGTCGCAGCCGACTCCCGGTGTCCGCGTGACGGACGATTCCTGGAAATTCTGGGAACCTACGATCCCCTCAAGACCGATGACGGCGTGAAGATCGACGCCGATAAAGCGCAGAACTGGATCCAGAAAGGCGCCAAACCGTCGCGCACGGTGGCAACCCTGCTCAAGCAGGTCGGAGTCGGCCAGTAA
- a CDS encoding KH domain-containing protein yields the protein MKDLIEVIAKALVDHPEEVTIREVEGEKTTVLELRVAKDDLGKVIGKQGKTARAMRTILNANATKLKKRAVLEIIE from the coding sequence ATGAAGGATCTAATAGAGGTGATCGCGAAAGCGCTGGTGGACCATCCGGAAGAAGTCACCATTCGCGAAGTGGAAGGGGAGAAAACCACGGTACTCGAATTGAGAGTCGCCAAGGATGACCTCGGCAAGGTGATCGGCAAACAGGGGAAAACGGCCCGCGCCATGCGCACCATCCTCAACGCCAACGCCACCAAGCTCAAAAAGCGCGCCGTGCTGGAGATCATTGAGTGA
- the rimM gene encoding ribosome maturation factor RimM (Essential for efficient processing of 16S rRNA) — protein MEWIAVGHVTKPHGLKGELKLHPLISDTSLLHALRHARLDMEDGPREWLIESLRGGGTPLIIKFKHCDTVEQARELAGHTLHIPATDFPELPEGEYYWFQVLDLRVFDEDGRFYGTITEIIETGSNDVYVVHDGKKELLLPMIESVVKKIDLEDGTLIFHKVEGLVEDHPV, from the coding sequence ATGGAATGGATTGCAGTCGGCCACGTCACCAAACCCCATGGACTGAAAGGGGAGTTGAAGCTGCATCCCCTGATTTCCGACACGTCCCTGCTCCACGCGCTCAGGCACGCGCGTCTGGACATGGAAGACGGTCCCCGCGAATGGCTCATTGAATCGCTTCGTGGCGGGGGCACCCCCCTCATCATCAAGTTCAAACATTGCGACACAGTCGAACAGGCCCGCGAGCTGGCCGGGCACACACTCCACATCCCGGCGACGGATTTTCCAGAGTTGCCGGAAGGCGAGTATTACTGGTTCCAGGTGCTGGACCTGCGCGTGTTCGATGAAGACGGCCGCTTTTACGGCACCATCACCGAAATCATAGAGACAGGCAGCAACGATGTGTATGTCGTCCACGACGGCAAAAAGGAACTGCTGTTGCCGATGATCGAATCCGTCGTCAAAAAGATCGATCTGGAAGACGGCACCCTCATTTTTCACAAAGTCGAAGGACTCGTTGAAGACCATCCGGTTTGA